In Rubripirellula tenax, the following are encoded in one genomic region:
- a CDS encoding thiol-disulfide oxidoreductase DCC family protein, whose product MLRSASLPDPDTQTDADVVIYDGDCVFCKSQIRSLRRLDWGGRRLAFISLHDPRVTQRYPDLTHEAMMKQMYVVDTRGRRHGGSEAVKYLSRRLPMLWPAMPILHIPGTAGLWRWMYGQVAKRRYKIAGKMSGCDDDACSVHFDK is encoded by the coding sequence ATGCTCCGTTCTGCCTCCCTGCCCGATCCGGACACGCAAACCGACGCCGACGTCGTGATTTACGACGGCGATTGCGTCTTTTGCAAGTCTCAGATTCGTTCGCTGCGGCGGCTGGATTGGGGCGGGCGCCGGTTGGCGTTCATCTCGCTGCATGACCCGCGCGTGACCCAGCGGTACCCCGATCTAACGCACGAGGCGATGATGAAACAGATGTACGTCGTCGACACCCGAGGACGCCGCCACGGCGGATCCGAAGCGGTGAAGTACCTGTCGCGTCGGTTGCCAATGCTGTGGCCGGCGATGCCGATTCTGCACATCCCCGGAACGGCCGGACTATGGCGATGGATGTACGGGCAAGTCGCCAAACGCCGCTACAAAATTGCGGGAAAAATGTCTGGCTGTGACGACGATGCCTGCAGCGTGCATTTCGACAAATAG
- a CDS encoding phosphoribosylformylglycinamidine synthase subunit PurQ, whose translation MATPRVLVLRAPGTNCDEETAFAFEQAGAEVERVHVNRLIENPALKDRYQVLCVPGGFSYGDDIAAGRILATRLRQHLADMVDLFVHGSGDRLVLGICNGMQVLMRLGVLTEGVGQADQTPATLTWNNHGRFEDRWVHLVVDKTPCVFLKDIDQMYLPMAHAEGKFVAADETVLSNLRDAGRLAVRYCDGAGQGGVVDDVLPFPINPNGADANVAGVCDASGRVFGLMPHPERHIDATQHPYWTRRKEQPERGDGFKMFQNAVDWFA comes from the coding sequence ATGGCAACGCCCCGCGTTTTGGTCCTTCGTGCTCCCGGAACCAATTGTGACGAGGAAACGGCGTTCGCGTTCGAACAGGCCGGTGCCGAGGTCGAACGCGTTCACGTCAACCGGCTGATCGAAAATCCGGCGTTGAAGGATCGCTATCAAGTCCTGTGCGTGCCGGGCGGATTCAGTTACGGCGACGATATCGCGGCCGGACGGATTTTGGCGACACGACTGCGTCAGCACTTGGCCGACATGGTCGATTTGTTTGTCCACGGCAGCGGCGATCGATTGGTGCTGGGCATCTGTAACGGGATGCAAGTCTTGATGCGGCTTGGCGTGTTGACCGAAGGCGTGGGCCAGGCCGACCAAACGCCGGCCACACTGACGTGGAACAACCACGGCCGATTCGAAGATCGCTGGGTTCACTTGGTCGTCGACAAGACACCTTGCGTCTTCTTAAAAGACATCGATCAGATGTATTTGCCGATGGCACACGCCGAAGGCAAATTCGTTGCAGCCGACGAAACGGTTCTGTCGAATCTTCGCGATGCCGGTCGGCTGGCCGTTCGGTACTGCGACGGGGCAGGGCAGGGCGGGGTAGTGGATGACGTCCTGCCGTTCCCTATCAATCCCAATGGTGCCGACGCAAACGTGGCGGGCGTTTGTGACGCCAGCGGCCGAGTGTTCGGATTGATGCCGCACCCGGAACGTCACATCGACGCGACCCAGCATCCGTATTGGACGCGGCGCAAAGAACAGCCCGAACGAGGCGACGGGTTCAAAATGTTTCAAAACGCGGTCGACTGGTTCGCTTGA
- a CDS encoding sporulation protein, which produces MAKCDLSIELDDPSGVVGGGGKISGVVRVLATADVQCSGLEVNSVWKTHGRGNVATGTAGSSTLFEGKWQAGDQNEYRFELPVANWPPTYHGFHLNVDHYVEARAKVPWSFDPKASVAFVMQPTCGAEGLPEAKAAQVNKIVAWIITITVLSVFAGVGFAVLRNFGVFGYVFMLVPVAGVVYWLVRKVLPQWVLGAVECSLASDVVAPGDAVTGELVVEPRKNVSIGAVSINLTAAERCVSGSGSNQTTHRHTVFDESISLGDATTFRAGQTYRFPISFSLPADAAYTISLTNNELMWTADARIDIPRWPDWTKSMRIRVVPTGKPIERASESSGPTNVIPPEPEPSGGEITFAETARHVFAVRDDRSQVEMLVEAVTGMAFDIEAEIERRLLYAGDEDPHVYKNGFAVWAKVPDPPLPLVLYVPHDLGDEFEQAGRGLWRGKGSIVGWDSLHGRLQIKL; this is translated from the coding sequence ATGGCGAAGTGCGATTTATCGATTGAATTGGACGATCCCAGCGGCGTGGTTGGCGGCGGCGGCAAGATCAGCGGCGTCGTTCGGGTTTTGGCAACCGCCGATGTCCAATGCAGCGGACTGGAAGTCAACTCGGTCTGGAAGACTCATGGACGTGGCAACGTCGCCACCGGTACCGCGGGTTCGTCGACCTTGTTTGAGGGCAAGTGGCAAGCTGGCGATCAGAACGAATATCGGTTCGAGTTGCCAGTCGCCAATTGGCCGCCGACGTATCACGGGTTCCACTTGAACGTGGACCACTACGTCGAAGCAAGAGCGAAGGTGCCTTGGTCTTTTGATCCGAAGGCGTCCGTCGCGTTTGTGATGCAGCCGACTTGCGGCGCCGAAGGGTTGCCCGAGGCGAAGGCTGCGCAGGTAAACAAGATTGTCGCTTGGATCATCACGATCACCGTGTTGAGCGTGTTCGCAGGAGTTGGCTTTGCGGTGCTGCGTAATTTCGGTGTGTTCGGTTACGTGTTCATGTTGGTTCCCGTTGCAGGCGTCGTGTATTGGTTGGTCCGGAAGGTGTTGCCGCAGTGGGTGCTGGGCGCGGTCGAGTGCAGTTTGGCTTCGGACGTCGTCGCACCGGGTGATGCCGTGACCGGCGAGTTGGTCGTCGAACCTAGAAAGAACGTTTCGATCGGCGCAGTCTCGATCAACTTGACGGCTGCCGAACGCTGTGTCAGCGGAAGCGGCAGCAACCAAACGACTCATCGACACACCGTGTTTGACGAGTCCATCTCCTTGGGCGATGCGACCACGTTCCGGGCGGGGCAAACGTATCGTTTTCCGATTTCGTTCTCGCTTCCCGCGGACGCCGCCTACACCATTTCGTTGACCAACAACGAACTGATGTGGACCGCGGATGCTCGGATCGACATTCCCCGCTGGCCGGACTGGACCAAGTCGATGCGAATCAGGGTCGTACCGACGGGCAAGCCGATTGAACGAGCAAGCGAGAGTTCAGGCCCGACGAATGTCATCCCGCCGGAACCCGAACCCAGCGGTGGTGAGATCACGTTCGCCGAGACCGCGCGACATGTCTTTGCCGTTCGCGACGACCGATCACAGGTCGAAATGCTGGTCGAAGCGGTCACGGGGATGGCGTTCGACATCGAGGCCGAGATCGAGCGGCGTCTGCTGTATGCCGGCGACGAGGATCCCCACGTTTACAAAAATGGTTTTGCAGTGTGGGCCAAGGTCCCGGATCCGCCGCTGCCGCTGGTGCTGTACGTGCCGCACGATTTGGGTGACGAATTCGAGCAAGCCGGGCGTGGTTTGTGGCGAGGGAAGGGCTCGATTGTCGGCTGGGACAGCCTGCACGGCCGGCTTCAAATCAAATTGTAG
- a CDS encoding TVP38/TMEM64 family protein: MTRPTPFLRWLKIFAPVALIATGIALVASGLDAARLQSMLSEHSQAAPIGFVIISILLMSVMVPKTVVSVTAGALFGTSLGSGLMLVVAVVAAALNYSIGRWWLADSIESRIRRQDQTPTGEILRTAQSMAGDAGFGFHLMIRLAPIPTMMISYLMGACGGRFAPFLAATAVAVIPQSLWVHSGTIATAIDDPQAGGLRWMGIALSVIGAIAISVAVPREAMKRLKRQRLTEPGAVD; the protein is encoded by the coding sequence TTGACTCGACCCACACCGTTCCTCCGCTGGTTAAAAATCTTCGCACCCGTCGCTCTGATCGCGACCGGCATCGCCCTGGTCGCGAGTGGGTTGGATGCCGCGCGGCTGCAATCGATGCTAAGCGAGCACAGCCAGGCCGCGCCGATCGGCTTCGTGATCATCAGCATCCTGCTGATGTCGGTGATGGTGCCCAAAACCGTGGTTTCGGTGACCGCCGGAGCCCTGTTCGGAACGTCGCTGGGAAGCGGATTGATGCTGGTCGTTGCCGTTGTCGCCGCGGCGCTAAACTATTCGATCGGCCGCTGGTGGTTGGCCGATTCGATCGAGTCTCGCATCCGTCGCCAGGATCAAACGCCAACGGGCGAGATCTTGCGAACCGCTCAGTCGATGGCTGGCGACGCTGGTTTCGGTTTTCATTTGATGATTCGTCTGGCCCCGATTCCGACGATGATGATCAGCTATCTGATGGGCGCCTGTGGCGGTCGGTTCGCGCCGTTCCTGGCTGCTACGGCAGTGGCCGTGATTCCCCAATCCCTGTGGGTCCACAGCGGCACGATTGCGACGGCGATCGACGATCCACAAGCCGGTGGACTACGATGGATGGGCATCGCGTTATCCGTCATCGGCGCGATCGCGATCAGTGTCGCCGTCCCGCGCGAAGCGATGAAGCGACTAAAAAGACAACGACTTACAGAACCAGGAGCCGTCGATTGA
- a CDS encoding PH domain-containing protein, with translation MNEADSQTFDANTKKKARPTVYESAVDWWVGLLLILAPLMSAAIGVYAWWNGQPGDAMTLFIAGAVSSLVTAAFTVPCRYTVLDDAVSIRCGLICYQVPLSEIVSVERTASLKSGPSLSLKRVAIKTAKRTIIISPKDRDAFIADVMG, from the coding sequence TTGAACGAAGCCGACTCGCAAACTTTCGATGCCAACACCAAAAAGAAAGCACGTCCGACCGTCTACGAATCGGCCGTCGATTGGTGGGTCGGGTTGCTGTTGATTCTGGCACCGTTGATGTCGGCTGCGATAGGCGTTTACGCGTGGTGGAACGGCCAACCCGGTGATGCGATGACGCTGTTCATCGCCGGCGCGGTCTCATCGCTAGTGACGGCGGCCTTCACGGTTCCATGTCGCTACACGGTCCTAGACGATGCCGTATCGATCCGATGTGGACTGATTTGCTACCAGGTTCCGCTATCCGAAATCGTGTCCGTCGAACGAACGGCATCACTCAAGAGCGGACCCTCGCTATCGCTCAAACGAGTCGCCATCAAAACGGCCAAGCGAACAATCATCATCTCGCCAAAAGATCGCGACGCATTCATCGCCGACGTGATGGGTTAA
- a CDS encoding class I SAM-dependent methyltransferase — translation MALNDGETRFAFGENWRAFLQALDEDRIDEAVRSLTEMLGADSLEGCRFLDIGCGSGLFSLAAYRMGASVVSVDFDADSVGCTEELKRRYGGDGDWSVQQGSVLDASLMSDLGVFDVVYSWGVLHHTGQMNHAIELASQRVDDGGKFFIAIYNDQGGGSRRWLAIKKTYHRLPRLLRPLWVTAVAGVFEFKFALARFARLKNPLPFADWHAKKKDRGMSAWHDWVDWIGGMPFEVAKPEDVIVPLAGRGFVLENLKTVGSGWGCNEYVFRKEG, via the coding sequence GTGGCATTGAATGACGGTGAAACGCGGTTCGCGTTCGGCGAAAACTGGCGAGCGTTCTTGCAGGCGCTCGACGAGGATCGGATCGATGAAGCCGTCCGTTCGCTGACCGAAATGCTGGGCGCCGACTCGCTGGAAGGATGCCGGTTTCTGGACATTGGTTGCGGAAGCGGGCTGTTTTCGCTTGCCGCCTATCGCATGGGTGCGTCAGTCGTGTCGGTCGATTTCGATGCCGACTCGGTTGGATGTACCGAAGAACTCAAACGACGGTACGGTGGCGATGGTGACTGGTCCGTCCAGCAGGGTTCCGTCCTGGATGCGAGTCTGATGAGCGACTTGGGTGTGTTCGATGTCGTTTACAGTTGGGGCGTCCTTCATCACACCGGCCAAATGAATCACGCGATCGAGCTAGCGTCCCAGCGAGTGGACGACGGCGGCAAGTTTTTCATCGCGATCTACAATGACCAGGGCGGCGGCAGTCGACGCTGGTTGGCGATCAAAAAAACATATCACCGGTTGCCGCGATTGTTGCGACCGCTTTGGGTGACGGCGGTGGCGGGCGTGTTTGAATTCAAGTTCGCGCTGGCAAGATTCGCTCGTTTGAAAAACCCGCTGCCGTTTGCCGACTGGCATGCCAAGAAGAAGGATCGCGGCATGTCGGCATGGCACGACTGGGTCGATTGGATCGGCGGCATGCCATTCGAAGTCGCCAAACCCGAAGACGTGATCGTTCCGCTGGCCGGCCGAGGCTTCGTGTTAGAAAACCTGAAGACCGTCGGCAGCGGATGGGGATGCAACGAATACGTGTTCCGCAAAGAGGGTTAA
- a CDS encoding DMT family transporter, which translates to MSGEQSPQPPPSNSLLVGGICGISAAFLYTAANVALRGCVDLDPFLVSAVKAAPTVLFLAPVLVWMSFRGQPIITSGRMIPRFMLVALLGQFVGNAAFQIALGVIGLAASVPITLGVLIIGGAVLGRLILREPVRTPTIIAMVTLIAAVVVLSLPTSTVKPNTSASELPIWVGGLCAAASGAAYSLFGVVMRKTLHSGVSAPMTMFLSGAVGTVSLWSFTLMQSGTDPIAALNSTQWAMMGAGGLFNFLAFVALSYSLKALPVVAVNLINASQVAMAAVAGVMLFAEPVTWPLVSGIAMTFAGLLILMHGRRW; encoded by the coding sequence ATGAGTGGCGAACAATCGCCCCAACCTCCACCATCGAACAGTTTGCTGGTCGGCGGCATCTGCGGAATTTCTGCGGCGTTCTTGTATACCGCCGCCAATGTCGCGCTGCGCGGATGCGTCGATTTGGATCCATTTTTGGTGTCCGCCGTGAAGGCCGCGCCGACGGTTCTTTTTTTGGCTCCCGTATTGGTGTGGATGTCGTTTCGCGGTCAACCGATCATCACCAGCGGGCGAATGATTCCACGTTTCATGCTGGTCGCCCTGTTGGGCCAATTTGTTGGAAACGCGGCGTTTCAAATCGCCTTGGGCGTGATCGGCTTGGCCGCGTCGGTGCCGATCACCTTGGGTGTACTGATCATCGGTGGAGCGGTACTAGGACGCTTGATTTTGCGCGAACCCGTTCGCACACCGACCATCATCGCGATGGTGACTTTGATCGCCGCCGTCGTCGTGTTATCGCTACCGACATCGACGGTCAAGCCGAACACGTCCGCGTCGGAACTTCCAATTTGGGTGGGCGGATTGTGCGCGGCTGCGTCCGGCGCAGCCTATTCTTTGTTTGGTGTTGTGATGCGTAAGACACTGCATAGCGGCGTGTCGGCGCCAATGACAATGTTCCTAAGTGGAGCGGTCGGCACCGTTTCGCTTTGGTCGTTTACATTGATGCAAAGCGGGACCGATCCAATCGCCGCGCTCAACAGCACTCAGTGGGCAATGATGGGCGCGGGTGGATTGTTCAACTTTCTAGCGTTTGTGGCGCTGTCATATTCGTTAAAAGCCTTGCCCGTTGTCGCCGTTAACTTGATCAACGCTTCGCAAGTCGCGATGGCCGCCGTTGCCGGTGTGATGCTGTTCGCAGAACCCGTCACATGGCCGTTGGTATCCGGCATTGCGATGACATTCGCAGGGCTGTTGATTCTGATGCATGGTCGGCGGTGGTAA
- a CDS encoding PP2C family protein-serine/threonine phosphatase, whose amino-acid sequence MNNPSDSGDAGFFSGEEELSASGATDCGRVRETNQDQFLIAQLNKSMRVGSNSLGMEKRVFGSVQGEVLLVADGMGGHAAGEKASQLAIEHLVRRLLSSVHWHFQSETEKEEAFIADLQDLLKDAHTRILLESTRFEDQRGMGTTLTMAYLIWPQLYVVHAGDSRCYLIRNGVADPLTTDHTIARQMVDAGGLKPEDEATSKYSNVLWNVLGGRTSGDLIAEVKRVDLEPGDKIVLCSDGLHRYVRSDALAQVVSENDNPQDACRRLIELANEAGGEDNITVVVSSPAFEDLGKSTWVDFYDTTIPGRDTASFDSSTTTEGTKPKPGDVDPLADTWPG is encoded by the coding sequence TTGAACAATCCATCCGATAGCGGTGATGCCGGTTTCTTTTCGGGTGAAGAGGAGCTAAGCGCTAGCGGAGCGACAGACTGCGGACGCGTTCGAGAAACCAACCAAGATCAGTTTCTGATCGCCCAACTGAACAAGTCGATGCGTGTCGGTTCCAACAGCTTGGGAATGGAGAAGCGAGTGTTCGGATCGGTCCAGGGCGAAGTGCTGTTAGTCGCTGACGGAATGGGGGGCCACGCGGCGGGTGAGAAAGCGAGTCAGTTAGCGATCGAACATTTGGTCCGCCGTCTGTTGAGCAGTGTTCACTGGCACTTCCAAAGCGAGACCGAAAAAGAAGAAGCGTTCATCGCCGATTTGCAAGACTTGCTCAAAGACGCACATACTCGCATTCTGTTGGAATCAACGCGTTTCGAAGACCAACGCGGGATGGGAACCACGTTGACGATGGCCTATCTGATTTGGCCGCAACTTTACGTCGTTCATGCTGGTGACAGCCGATGCTATCTGATTCGAAACGGAGTCGCTGATCCGTTGACGACCGACCACACGATCGCGAGGCAGATGGTCGATGCCGGTGGACTGAAACCCGAAGACGAAGCCACTAGCAAATACAGCAACGTATTGTGGAACGTCTTGGGCGGACGGACCAGTGGCGACTTGATCGCGGAAGTGAAGCGGGTCGACTTAGAACCGGGCGACAAAATTGTCCTGTGCAGCGATGGGCTGCACCGCTATGTACGTTCGGATGCGTTGGCCCAAGTCGTCAGTGAAAACGATAATCCGCAAGACGCGTGTCGCCGGCTGATCGAATTGGCCAATGAAGCGGGTGGAGAAGACAATATTACCGTTGTCGTTTCGTCGCCGGCCTTTGAGGACTTGGGCAAATCGACTTGGGTCGACTTCTACGATACCACGATTCCGGGCAGAGATACGGCCAGTTTCGATTCGTCGACAACAACCGAGGGCACGAAACCCAAGCCTGGCGATGTCGATCCGCTTGCCGACACGTGGCCCGGTTGA
- the dprA gene encoding DNA-processing protein DprA, whose amino-acid sequence MAGLNDGTSTAQRREISSATADTLRLAMLPGIGPRTLSLLLECFGDPASVLAAPDHQLASVHGVGPKVIQSIRSADDLVDVRSIVNWCARERVDIVCDDHESYPRLLADLPDAPPILFVHGDAVAEDEIAVAIVGTRHATTYGLKQAEHLAYSLARAGVTVISGMARGIDAAAHEGAMAGGGRTIAVLGSGHGEIYPSEHEGLSKAIAAHGAVISEYPPYAKPRAGMFPQRNRIIAGLSLATLVIEAPDRSGALITARIAMEQNREVLAVPGPVTSRASRGCNQLIRDGAKLVQTVDDILEELGPMRAPVQTTDGSEIRNVAELQLNELERKVLDAIESESTPIDRVIETCELPAQRVIAIISVLEMRRLIRRLSGQYVSRI is encoded by the coding sequence ATGGCCGGACTCAACGATGGAACGTCGACAGCGCAGCGCCGCGAAATTTCGTCCGCAACCGCCGACACTCTTCGACTCGCCATGTTGCCGGGCATCGGACCGCGAACGTTGTCTTTGTTGCTCGAGTGTTTCGGCGATCCTGCATCGGTTTTAGCCGCCCCCGACCACCAACTCGCATCCGTTCATGGTGTGGGACCGAAAGTGATTCAGTCGATCCGATCGGCGGATGACTTGGTTGACGTTCGGTCGATCGTGAACTGGTGCGCTCGCGAACGCGTCGACATCGTTTGCGATGATCACGAATCGTATCCGCGATTGCTGGCAGATCTGCCCGATGCGCCACCGATACTTTTTGTTCACGGCGATGCGGTGGCCGAGGACGAAATCGCGGTCGCGATCGTCGGGACGCGTCACGCGACCACCTATGGCTTGAAGCAAGCGGAACACCTTGCTTATTCGCTAGCCCGAGCCGGTGTGACGGTCATCAGCGGCATGGCCCGTGGGATCGACGCTGCGGCACACGAAGGCGCCATGGCCGGCGGTGGCCGTACGATCGCGGTGTTGGGCAGCGGTCACGGCGAAATCTATCCCAGCGAACATGAGGGACTTTCCAAAGCCATCGCGGCACACGGGGCCGTCATCAGCGAGTATCCGCCTTACGCGAAACCTCGCGCAGGCATGTTTCCTCAGCGAAATCGCATCATCGCGGGTCTATCCTTGGCGACCTTGGTCATCGAAGCGCCCGATCGTTCGGGAGCGTTGATCACGGCCCGAATTGCCATGGAGCAGAATCGTGAAGTTTTGGCGGTTCCCGGCCCCGTCACCAGCCGCGCATCAAGAGGCTGCAATCAATTGATTCGCGACGGAGCCAAGTTGGTCCAGACGGTGGACGATATCCTGGAAGAACTCGGTCCGATGCGGGCGCCTGTGCAGACGACCGATGGATCCGAGATCCGAAATGTCGCGGAACTGCAACTGAATGAACTCGAACGGAAGGTTCTGGACGCCATCGAATCGGAAAGCACTCCCATCGATCGCGTCATTGAAACGTGCGAATTGCCCGCCCAACGCGTGATTGCCATCATCAGCGTTCTAGAGATGCGACGACTGATACGTAGATTGAGTGGGCAATACGTTTCGCGAATTTGA
- a CDS encoding lysophospholipid acyltransferase family protein produces MPRSNDADDRHELISYTDDIYRTAEGSSHPLRRLFPTLDFYRQFGWNVYQSSRQARAGVYDEQQWSRTSHMVLKSLESVGVRIEIQGVQNIRSLDSPCVFVGNHMSMLETIVLPAIIQPVHNVTFVTKQSLLDYPVFRHILRSRNPVAVSRNNPREDFKVVMTEGKDRLDRGISIVVFPQTTRSATFDPAQFNTIGIKLASRAGVPVIPIALQTDAWGNGRRLKDFGRIDATKVVRFAFGPPISVTGRGEQQHQQVIDFIESKLAQWSR; encoded by the coding sequence ATGCCCCGCTCGAACGATGCCGACGATCGTCACGAATTGATTTCGTATACCGATGACATCTATCGAACGGCCGAGGGTTCATCGCATCCCTTACGACGTTTGTTTCCGACGCTCGACTTTTATCGCCAATTCGGTTGGAACGTGTATCAATCCAGTCGTCAGGCACGCGCCGGGGTCTACGACGAACAGCAGTGGAGCCGGACCAGCCACATGGTGCTAAAGTCGCTCGAGTCCGTTGGCGTTCGCATCGAGATTCAAGGCGTTCAAAACATTCGTTCGCTGGACTCGCCTTGCGTCTTTGTCGGCAATCACATGAGCATGTTGGAAACGATCGTATTGCCCGCGATCATTCAACCGGTTCACAACGTCACCTTTGTGACCAAGCAAAGTCTGTTGGACTATCCCGTTTTTCGACACATTTTGCGGTCACGAAATCCAGTAGCCGTATCGCGAAACAATCCTCGTGAAGACTTCAAGGTCGTCATGACAGAGGGAAAAGATCGCCTCGATCGGGGAATCTCCATCGTCGTGTTTCCTCAAACCACACGAAGCGCGACGTTCGATCCGGCGCAATTCAACACCATCGGCATCAAACTGGCTTCGCGAGCCGGTGTGCCCGTCATCCCGATCGCCTTGCAAACCGACGCCTGGGGGAACGGACGTCGCTTGAAAGATTTTGGTCGCATCGACGCGACCAAAGTCGTCCGCTTCGCGTTCGGACCACCCATTTCGGTCACCGGACGTGGCGAACAGCAACACCAACAAGTCATCGATTTTATCGAAAGCAAACTGGCCCAGTGGTCTCGATAG
- a CDS encoding esterase/lipase family protein, translated as MPFSASVFPGVALVPDGPIPNRRESRNRWVFLALTILIGGVSVGSSASGQTVSNEWLEVAVPSVDGRVRWGDVADAMADAIQLDKESVRGLLPDGEMNLSDGGVQLVLMGVNLMLGQRGSILMDVDAKGEPSIKLRLRIADEATKIESDGRAIRGPAPVTLTVDENWEAQTLTKPLVVCFHGLKSGPHVFSPLRDELRRAGYATATVSYDDRRSIADTAAMAADQCKAFFRSQVRTPSLALIGHSMGGLVTRQWAEDPKLADRHIVRLITIATPHGGSTLATMPPLIDLVTEGSLQPQDCVNLLLHLPSSPGIRDLEPGSPALANMNAWPRRSDVQYTCIAGTRCPVSAEDSQELRSMLRQLDQDGSFTRLIRPRILPLIQETDEWIEGKGDGAVSVSNAWIPGVKDHVEVPLAHSELIAPMANGSRNPVWQTILDRLGEER; from the coding sequence ATGCCTTTTTCAGCCTCCGTTTTTCCGGGCGTCGCCTTGGTTCCCGATGGTCCCATCCCCAACCGTCGCGAGAGTAGAAATCGATGGGTGTTCCTTGCCTTGACGATATTGATCGGTGGCGTCTCGGTCGGTTCGAGTGCCAGCGGCCAAACCGTTTCGAATGAATGGTTGGAGGTGGCGGTGCCGTCGGTCGATGGACGGGTACGATGGGGCGACGTCGCCGACGCGATGGCCGATGCGATTCAACTGGACAAAGAATCGGTCCGCGGCCTGCTTCCCGATGGCGAGATGAACTTGTCCGACGGCGGTGTGCAGTTGGTTTTGATGGGCGTCAACTTGATGCTGGGCCAACGCGGATCGATCTTGATGGATGTCGACGCCAAAGGAGAGCCCTCGATCAAATTGCGATTGAGAATTGCCGACGAAGCCACAAAGATCGAAAGCGACGGTCGGGCGATTCGGGGACCGGCGCCCGTGACGTTGACGGTCGATGAAAACTGGGAAGCACAAACTCTGACGAAGCCGTTGGTGGTTTGTTTCCATGGACTGAAGAGTGGTCCGCATGTCTTCTCGCCACTGCGAGACGAATTGCGTCGAGCTGGTTACGCGACAGCGACCGTTTCCTATGACGACCGCCGTTCGATCGCTGACACCGCCGCGATGGCAGCCGATCAGTGCAAGGCGTTTTTTCGATCTCAAGTGCGAACACCGTCGCTTGCGTTGATCGGTCATTCGATGGGTGGGTTGGTGACGCGGCAATGGGCCGAAGATCCCAAGTTGGCGGATCGGCACATCGTTCGATTGATCACGATCGCCACGCCTCACGGAGGTTCCACGTTGGCGACGATGCCGCCGTTGATTGACTTGGTGACGGAGGGAAGCCTTCAGCCACAAGACTGTGTCAATCTGCTGTTGCATTTACCCTCCAGCCCCGGCATTCGCGATTTAGAACCCGGATCGCCCGCGTTGGCGAACATGAACGCGTGGCCTCGGCGAAGCGACGTTCAATACACGTGCATCGCGGGGACTCGATGCCCGGTCAGTGCGGAAGACTCTCAAGAGCTCCGATCGATGTTGAGACAGCTCGACCAAGACGGAAGTTTCACTCGTTTGATTCGCCCCCGCATATTACCGCTGATTCAAGAGACGGATGAATGGATCGAGGGAAAGGGCGATGGCGCCGTTTCGGTTTCAAACGCTTGGATACCCGGTGTCAAAGATCACGTCGAAGTCCCGCTGGCCCACAGCGAATTGATCGCTCCGATGGCCAATGGCAGTCGGAACCCGGTTTGGCAAACGATCCTCGATCGGCTGGGTGAAGAACGCTGA